The sequence below is a genomic window from Lolium perenne isolate Kyuss_39 chromosome 4, Kyuss_2.0, whole genome shotgun sequence.
cgcgcacccgataaaacgagAACTCGAGGAAATTCCTGTGAAGAACTTGAAGAAAATGATGGAATGCTCAGCTCGaatctgcacccggttgcaaacacccgtgcccagactcggggggctactcccatcgggagcgctgaacgctgacacgtccaaaacgtatctactttcccgaatatttttgctattgtttcgcctctaatttgtgtattttggatgcaactaacacggactaacgctgttttcagcagaactgctctggtgtctcgtttttgtgcagaaatccaactttcgggaaaatcctcggaatttatgcagaaggccctattttcccaggaaactaacggagccagaaggacaattgaggtggaggcccgagggccccacaccatagggcggcgcggcccaggggggcccgcgcggccctgtggtgtggccccctcggccagcctccgacgccctccttcggactatttatcggcctcgacctaaaaacgcacggggagaagtcgaagtcgccagaaaccctccagaacgccgccacatcgcgaaactccgccgagacggggaattggaggagatcatcgccgccatcaccgccaacgcctctacatcaaccagccatgtttcccccatccatgtgtgagtaattcccccgctgtaggccgaaggggatggtagggattggatgagattggtcatgtaatagcataagattgttagggcatagtgcctagtgtccgtaattggtactttgatgatattgttgcaacttgttatgcttaatgcttgtcactagggcccgagtgccatgatctcagatctgaacatgttattgtttcatcatgatattcattgtttatggtcttacctataagttgtatacacatgtcgctgtccggaaccgatggccccgaagtgacagaaatcgggacaaccggagggaatggtagcgatgtgaggatcacatgtgttcacggagtgttaatgctttgctccggtactctattaaaaggagtaccttaatatccagtagtttcccttgaggcccggctgccaccggctggtaggacaaaagatgttgtgcaagtttctcattgcgagcacgcacgactatatatggaacacatgcctattgattgctttgtacttggacaccgttttattattatctgcaaatgccctgctatgattgttacatgagtttctctcatccatgcaacgcccgtcatccgtccccgtgcctacagtattttaatcctgctgtttactataatcactactgctgtctttgttactctgctgttatttcactctatcttgctataaaactgttactactgataaactcttgcgagcaagtctgtttccaggtgcagctgaattgacaactccgctgttaaggcttccaattgttctttgtctccccttgtgtcgaatcaataaattgggttttacttccctcgaagactgttgcgatcccctatacttgtgggtcatcaaacgcgcacccgatagaacttttttgcactccaggatcatgtctggggacttgattctgcgtagggtgacgttgttttgccatcggcagttaaccagcaaaagttgggcacgttactcatcatCCCTCACGCGTTGAAAACTTATTGAAGAATGCAAGCCTCGgtacaaatgtatcggatgacccatGAAGACTTGTAGAAAACCTTCGGCAGATCAAAAACGTtcgagtacaacttgagtctacgcacggattgcaagcatccgtacctagactcgggacctactcccatcggaagcgctgaacgcgcacccgatagaagaagataaTGCTGATACAAGAaggacaagaacaatcaaggagaagaatattagttggaggcatgctttagtctctacccgaactatcttcggttagacactcggggactactaacgtgggcattacccttcgggtaaccgacattgccctatcctatacaatccaactggaggcccatgaaggtactcgatggcaaggcggCCACTTGGACGATGCAATAGAAGATTCATTGACGAACAAGACAAaggaggagccgaacaaggaaagtttagagctaggtctcttgtaaacctagtcgtacccggacagacctcttgagacctggcctcctatataaaggccaggagaggagcTGCCgacggacacgatcaatcttagcagctTTAGCcatcagaagtctagagctaggtcgccgcagcgcttagcctctcgacgagatcacaaccgaaatcttcggcaccccattgtaacccaatattctcataatcaagatcagacaggcaggacgtaagggttttacctcatcgagggccccgaacctgggtaaatcgctctccccgcttgtctgttcaccgatgtctcgtgtcagcctacaggattccatcaaccctaagccccaatcggagagcATTgctgaggagtaccctcgacaaagaCAGTTCTTGATTGAAGAAGATAGCTTGCAAAGATTACGACTAAGCTTCTAGCTAGGAGGTGGCAATTAGTAAAATTATTGGATCATCTTTTATGATGTTGTACTGTGCTTAGCTATTTGTGTGTAGTACTGAAGTGTGAAGATTCAAGTGAAACAAAGATTGCTTGTAATGCATGAACACTTGTGAATGTACTAGTTAGATCAACTTTGTACTATAAATTGGTCTTCTTAATTGAGTACTATGGAATGCTTGGAATTGTGTAGATGCTACCTGTATTAAACGATAATGAAATATGTATTAATAGATAATATAGGATGGCCGCTGAATTCCGACCTAAAATTCAAAGACTATTTTTTCTTTCATTAGGAACAACTTTCATAGGGAGTTAAACATTTAGAGTTAGGTCTTAGCTAACAATATTCAACAGCAACATTCAGACAGATGGCTCTGTTGTGAGCTCCGAGACAAATACATGTATTTTCACCGTTGTTTCTCTTCTTGCACAATAGTTTTAGCATGCAATGTATTAACTTTTAGTTATAGTGCAATGTAGACCTCACGTGACGACTTTCCCAGAAAAAAAACCTTTAGATATGTTTTGGCAATTTAGGAAGATATATTTTAATTAGTGCTTTTCTCATGTTAATTTTTTGCATGACGACTTTGTACTTTAGATATCCAATGATGCAAAGAAGGCAAATGGCGAGTTTTTCTCTTACTTTTGTGAGGATTTTTTATATAGTAGAACATTTAAGTGCATTTAAATTTTGGTGAGATCAAATATCCTTCAAACTGGAGATGTTTAGTTCAATTTAAACCCGTTGCAAGGCACGGGCATACTAAACCTTGTTTTATTTCTCGAAGTATCTGTTTAGTGTTTAGGTCTTGACTTACACATTATTATGTGTGCTTAAAACTTGACAATTACGTTTGATGTGTACAATAATTTTAAGATTACATGTTTGACACGATTGGTGTAGAACCATTAGAGTATTTATAACCCTATTGCAACGCATTTGCAATTACCTATTGTCTTAAGCAAAGATGGCTAATTTGGTGGGAAATTGCTAGATTGTACACTATAGAATTGATAAAGGTATAAAAGAGACAAAAAAACACATGCTATTGGTCAAGGGTTAGGAGGAGAGATAAAAAATGTCGGCGTATAATTTTGGGTCGAAACTACAAATCATCATGCTTGTGGCGACTATCAAAATGAAATCACATCTCTTCATGTCTTGTttccccgtggcaacgcacgtgcATTTGTACTATTATACACAAATGTGACTCGGTTATCTTTCAACATATGGTCTTAACAAATATCAGGGGCGGAGCCCGGAAACTGCTCAAGTCTGGTGCTAATATTGGCTTATTTGTGCTAATTATATCTGATTTTCATGATTATAGACTTGAAATTCAAGGCATGCTCGTTGGAATGCAGTAGCTAGGCCGGTGCTACAGCACAGgtagcaccatgccctaacaaataTAGTTCTCTATTACACTTTCAAAAATAGTATCTTGCTATTGAACAGTAAGTTACAATATTATTTGGTATACATTTGTAGCTTTTTATGTTGAAAATATGCTTCCAATAAGTTTAGATGTCACTTTGCAACATCAAATTACTTTGTTAATTTGATTTTGACATACCGCCTTTCATAAATTAATTCACaagatgtgacataagaaaaatggaaaatgggtacctatatatatataaaaCATAGAGTATATATGTGTTTCTAGCCCATTTTGTTGTTGTTAAAAAATCTTAGCATGGAACTCCAAAGTGTATTGTCTCACAAATATCTTACAAGAAATTTGTAGGGTGTGCACTTAGTACGCACTACGCAAAGACCATATGGACACAGGTCAAGACAGGCGCCACTATTCATGTGGAGATCCAAAAGAAACAATTTGATGAACCTAATTGTCCCTGTGAACATCGGCAACATACAAAATTAACACCCATGTACAAATTAAGGCTTCAACAAAACAAAAGGCAACATACAAAATTTACATCCCTGTACAAATTAAGCTGTGAACAATAATAAATTTTGCTCACTGTTATTTGCCGAACAGGTTTGTTTGTTATGAGATGGCtagaaagcattaagaaagaaaaaATCGAACAAATTGATGCAGGCGTTCAATTGGTCTGATATATGTGGCGGCGCGTGCGTACGTACGTAGCCGTCGCCTCCGGCTCCGGCGTCTCGATCGCACGCGTTACAGATGAACTAATAAACACTCTAGGGAATATTCATAAGTGGCTTGAGCGCATCCCCTTTTTGCTTCTCCAGGTCCACACGGACGCTCTGGCCGCTGGCCCTGCAATCAACAACCAGATCAACGGGATGGATTATAATTCCTGGATGATCAGCAACACCAGATCGAGGCACGATGCACAAGCAAAGAGTATATAGATACGCGTTGTTGCATGCGCACGTACTtctcgaggatgcctttgacgATGCGGTAGCTGAGGTGGCCATCGGGAGGCTGCTCGTCGGACAGCGCCACCGGGGGGCTCCCGGCGTCTTCCGCCAGCAGCTCCCGGCCACGTTCGAGGCGCGCCCCCGCCGTCGCTGAGGCCACCGCggcgagcagcagcagcaagcacacTGTCGCCGCCACGGGCACGCTCCTGCTTGTCCTTGCCATCGTCCTGGTCGTACGCTCGTGCTTCGTCAGTGTCGTTCCTCACAATTTCCTGTAACACGACGAGAGATCGATGATATCTCCAGACCATTTATTTACTGCACTACCTATAGATACGCCTGCTTGCGCGCTGTGGTTCCCCATCTTTTGCCTAATAATAGTTCGGTAATAGATTTCGATAGGTTGGCCGGGCATGATTGTTGGACAATCTTGTTTTGCGGAGACCTCGACTATCTTTGACAAACAGTACGTATACTCACGTACAAACAACAATTAGTGATCGGTGATCCCTCTGACACATAACATGTGGTTGGATAGTGAGGATGGTCACAGGGGTAGGGTGTACATTCATAACTTCATATAAATGGGTATATATACGTAATTTATAAGTATTCCCGTTCGTACCGTGTTTCGAAAGAGAAAATATTAGCTGACCGACAATTGAAGAAGGTCCCATTCTTCATGGTGCAGGGTTTGCTTAATGGGTCGATCAGTggtgctcttttttttttttgataaaggccGCTTTATTACTCAACTCAAGTTTAAGCAATACACCCGGTTTCTGCATAACTGGGATGGACACAGCCGTTCAAGTTTGTACAcagtgataaaacaaaagtataaAAAGATTTGATCTGAAAGGAAAAACACAGTGGTGCTCTCATGATGGACAACTTGCAGATGGAGAATTTATCTGCTGTCAGCACTGCATCCATTCAGACATGCAATGTCGAACGGAGCTGGCCAACTTGCAGATTAAAAAAAAAACTAACCGTTTGTGCTCGATCGCCGTCGTCTACGCCAGCCAATCCACATAGTCGTCGCCGGCCGGCCATGTGTTCCTTTTACTCCTCCCCCACCAGCTCCACCACGTGCTCGCCGGCCCGGCCATGTCTTGGGTCCTTTTACTCTCTGTCTCCGTCCTGTGACTGACCGTCGGAATGGACCGCCGATATCAACGGCTCCGCTCTCCAGTCCGGGAACCGGCTTTTGGTCCCTCCACCAATCCctgcagcagcagctagcaaagCGCAACCATAACGGTGCCGCTTCCTTTTGGCTGCATCCTGTTCGTATTTGTTCCAAATGCATTTGTATTGTACCACATTAACTCTTGGATCTAAAATTACTTTCGATTTGATCTGCTCGCTGCATCAATTGGT
It includes:
- the LOC127348267 gene encoding uncharacterized protein codes for the protein MARTSRSVPVAATVCLLLLLAAVASATAGARLERGRELLAEDAGSPPVALSDEQPPDGHLSYRIVKGILEKASGQSVRVDLEKQKGDALKPLMNIP